One window of Populus nigra chromosome 5, ddPopNigr1.1, whole genome shotgun sequence genomic DNA carries:
- the LOC133693716 gene encoding phosphoglycerate mutase-like protein AT74, with amino-acid sequence MTEPNQEATHHHHHHHHLPKRIILVRHGESQGNLDTAAYTTTPDNKIQLTPSGLAQARQAGNHLYNIISNDENKNWRVYFYVSPYDRTRSTLREIGRSFKKERIIGVREECRVREQDFGNFQVKERMKVIKESRERFGRFFYRFPEGESAADVFDRVSGFLESLWRDIDMKRFHRDPSHDLNLIIVSHGLTCRVFLMKWFKWTVEQFEHLNNPGNCEFRIMQLGPGGEYSLAIHHTDEEMLEWGLSPEMIDDQKWRMRANKGDWNEKCPWYLDEFFDHVADSDTESDDKENGSSGMCE; translated from the exons ATGACAGAACCAAATCAAGAAGCCacgcaccaccaccaccaccaccaccacctcccaAAAAGAATAATCCTTGTCCGCCATGGAGAATCACAAGGCAACCTAGACACAGCAGCTTACACTACAACGCCTGACAACAAAATCCAATTAACTCCTTCGGGTCTAGCACAAGCTCGGCAAGCTGGGAATCACTTGTACAACATAATCTCCAATGACGAGAACAAGAACTGGAGGGTTTACTTCTATGTGTCACCATATGATCGGACAAGATCAACTCTTAGAGAGATTGGACGGTCGTTCAAGAAAGAGAGGATTATTGGGGTAAGAGAAGAGTGCAGAGTAAGAGAACAGGATTTTGGGAATTTTCAAGTGAAGGAGAGAATGAAGGTTATTAAAGAGTCTAGAGAGAGGTTTGGGAGGTTCTTTTATAGGTTTCCTGAAGGAGAATCTGCTGCTGATGTTTTTGATCGCGTTTCAG GTTTTCTTGAATCTCTATGGAGGGACATAGATATGAAAAGGTTTCACCGAGACCCTTCCCATGACTTAAACCTTATAATTGTATCACATGGGTTAACTTGCCGCGTGTTCCTTATGAAGTGGTTCAAGTGGACTGTTGAGCAATTTGAGCACTTGAATAATCCAGGGAACTGCGAGTTTCGAATTATGCAGTTGGGGCCTGGTGGAGAATACAGCTTAGCCATCCATCACACCGATGAAGAAATGCTAGAATGGGGACTCTCTCCTGAAATGATTGATGATCAAAAGTGGAGGATGCGTGCCAACAAGGGTGATTGGAACGAAAAATGTCCTTGGTACCTTGATGAGTTTTTTGATCATGTAGCAGACTCAGACACAGAATCCGATGACAAAGAAAATGGTTCTTCAGGCATGTGCGAATAG
- the LOC133694879 gene encoding piezo-type mechanosensitive ion channel homolog translates to MRGFVSGLVLPMLLLAAALFNWSLISLADLLAFLFIQHSAPKNGKQLMLYILVNLFVYLGVQTKWSSIHFVHLVVCSLAYEVAILLSLRSRSLVPWCTLTLSSLAILSSATFHIIWAIKGDDWSVADAQWVKLVGFRSVQTWGSPSLLYFLVIHVLAAFAAVIEIHRSRFDQVLWNSPEITIGSHLRVLCCLLLPAVQLVVGISHPSWASLPFFMCSCIGLVNWSLTSNFLGLFQWWRYLFIYAGLNIFLLYVYQLPIEVSGTIECVAGFIGLYKIPARPELSEICSGLSLLLFYIMLSWIRCDLTEMNFIMSTRENNLNEGLLPLKHSFFISESRSGARNTNVLLRGAVFRTFSVNFFTYGFPISLFALSFWSFHFASLCAFGLLAYVGYILYAFPSLFRLHRLNGLLLVFILLWATSTYIFNVAFTVLNKKMWKDVEIWETIGLWHYPIPGFYLLAQFCLGVLVSLVNLVNNSVFLYLSDEDRELSNHDFVVEESEETKVLIVATIAWGLRKSSRAIVLLLIFLIALKPAGFIQSVYMIFFLIYLLSHLISREIRQSLVLLCEAHFAMLYILQLKLISEVLKQKFSFTTELLSQLGFLSQTSTGDFLKIIALACVCTIHNHGFEMLSSFSAVVQNTPCTPIGLSILRAGLIKSVLLSIHTSRSRQNHDNNSSHEKKIVSFLNAIGQKFLSVYRSCGTPIALLTILLSVYQVRPNLISFGYLFFLLLWVIGRQLVGKTKKRLWLPLKVYAVVVFILIYGLSVFSSFRTWLSRMVDVSFAFAYKPEASILENIWESLAVLIVMQLYSYERRESKNSQSRYVNAPKKCSLIFMKRLLILHSEKILSLSLFYASLSPLSVFGFLYLVGLVVCSTLPKSSRSPSKLFIVYSGLLVMIEYLFQLFIDQDKIFSGQKQSSLFLFLGLQLYKPSFSGLESGLRGKVLVIASCILQYNVFRWLEKRPCSFGNVRKGEAPCALFGTSEEVSSETTESKLSTAASVLSEKRKDARRNSWPSLSTYVPQGPDPTSYETGVTESYTQKYLCISGSSRGGHKLNRKRIRILRKERLHMQIATLKVFLKFWIENMFNVYGLEINMIALLLASFSVLNFISLLYVASLATCILLPRGIIQKLWPKFVVLFGSVITLEYLASWQTSWKQHALGDVEVPCNDCWRSSDMYFNRCKKCWLGTLVDDPRMLISYYLVFMLSCFKFRADRLSSFSVLETYQQMMSRYKNSSLSDLSFETKCLWTILDYLRLYSYCHLLDLVLALILITGTLEFDILHLGYLGFALVFFRMRLEILKRKNEIFKFLRMYNFALIVLSLAYQSPFAGDFCEGNCETIDYISEVVGFHKYDYGFRIASRSALVEIIIFMLVALQSFMFAAQDFDHVSRYLEAEQIDTIINEQEKGAAWKTAQLHQIRKSEEQKRLRNLQVEKMKSEMLNLQTQLHSLNTCANCGDIQNEGIRRRRNSSLNADAGNSILENLEINFRKQPVNLSSDLIYSFDMNESLRSERFGSSSAVNSRNHSMNFLGDVILLNNRAASYECWDSHKRDGERFRVKTNPLVSVVHLFSDGVSQAKSVGKMAVSNLVTFFNIKHEEPDSSDDSSDGDVYNEIENQNIGSEPIERAFSTQSDSVQTTSAYRQIQMILLYMWKQMRSNNDIVCYCCFVLIFLWNFSLLSMVYPAVLFLYALCVNTGPLSMFWVIMLIYTEMCIFVQYLYQIIIQHCGLTFNISLLQELGFPTQKILSSFVISNLPLFLVYLFTLLQTSITARDRAITDARSQKRRNNFQEELVQGCMMRIETLLLSAKNVLKRLIRSLFRYWKSLTQGAETPPYFVQVSMKVDVWPEDGIQPERIKSGINKLLKVMHNKRCQKKNHLHSVSNIRVQSIERSPENDNIALAVFEVLCASPLTGCTNVDLYKSLTPAADVAYEILEAQRAGIVKEIRFPYPILSVIGGGKKDIDLYAYVFCADLAVFFLVAIFYQSVIKNNSEFLEVYQLEDQFPKEFVFILMVIFFLIVLDRVIYLCSFATGKVLFYLFNLAIFTYSVTEYAWYTEPQHRHAGRLALRAIYLTKAISLALQATQIRFGVPHESTLYRQFLTSSISRINHMGFRVYRALPFLYELRCVLDWSCTTTSLTMYDWLKLEDIHASLFLVKCDAVLNRAKHRQGEKQPKRTKFCNGICLFFVLLCVIWTPILMYSSGNPTNIANPIKDASIHIDIKTLSGRLTLFETTLCEKISWDELDSHDDLDPQGYLSEYNEKDIQLICCQADASTLWHVPPVVQTRYMRSLRSNMDIIFSWQLTRDRPKGKEVVRYELIVQDEDLPTYSEVMEVLNGTTNSFRIFNVYPRYFRVTGSGEVRLLEQSVDLVSGDLVLNRGNPEWWSFHDIDLSSGCGQFGGPMAIIVSEETPQGILGETLSKFSIWGLYITFVLAVGRFIRLQCADLRMRIPFENLPSCDRLMAICEDIYAARAEGELEVEEVLYWTLVKIYRSPHMLLEYTKPD, encoded by the exons ATGAGGGGGTTCGTAAGTGGACTTGTATTGCCTATGCTGCTCTTGGCAG CTGCCTTGTTCAATTGGAGTTTGATATCTCTGGCCGATCTGTTAGCCTTTCTTTTCATTCAGCATAGTGCACCAAAAAACGGTAAGCAATTGATGTTATATATTTT GGTCAATCTTTTTGTATATTTAGGTGTGCAAACTAAATGGTCCTCCATTCACTTTGTGCACCTGGTTGTGTGCTCTCTTGCATATGAAGTTGCCATTTTGTTGA GCTTGAGATCTCGATCCCTTGTACCATGGTGTACTCTTACCCTTTCCTCACTGGCTATTCTTTCAAGTGCAACATTTCATATTATCTGGGCTATTAAGGGGGATGATTGGAGTGTTGCTGATGCTCAGTGGGTCAAGTTAGTTGGTTTCCGAAG TGTTCAGACCTGGGGGTCTCCATCTCTGCTGTATTTTTTGGTAATCCACGTATTGGCAGCTTTTGCCGCAGTAATTGAAATCCACAGGAGCAGATTTGATCAGGTTCTATGGAATTCTCCAGAGATAACTATAG GTTCTCATCTCAGGGTTTTATGCTGCTTATTGTTGCCTGCTGTACAGTTGGTTGTGGGAATTAGTCACCCGTCTTGGGCATCTTTACCATTTTTCATGTGTAGCTGTATTGGACTAGTCAACTGGTCTCTAACAAGCAACTTTCTGGGCCTATTCCA GTGGTGGaggtatctttttatttatgcagGCTTGAACATTTTCCTGCTGTATGTATACCAACTTCCCATCGAGGTTTCTGGGACGATTGAATGTGTAGCTGGTTTCATTGGTCTCTATAAAATACCTGCACGACCAGAGCTTTCAGAAATTTGTTCTGGTCTTTCACTTCTACTTTTCTACATTATG CTATCCTGGATCAGATGTGATCTGACAGAAATGAATTTCATCATGTCAACAAGAGAAAACAATTTGAATGAGGGATTGCTTCCCCTTAAGCATTCGTTTTTCATTTCTGAATCGAG ATCTGGTGCAAGGAACACCAATGTGTTGTTGAGAGGAGCAGTTTTCCGGACCTTTAGCGTTAACTTTTTTACTTATGGTTTTCCG ATTTCCTTGTTTGCTCTGTCATTTTGGAGTTTTCATTTTGCAAGTTTATGTGCATTCGGACTACTTGCTTATGTTGGTTACATTCTATATGCATTCCCTTCACTGTTCCGCTTGCACCGATTAAATGGCCTGCTGCTTGTTTTCATTCTCCTATGGGCCACCAGCACCTATATCTTCAATGTGGCATTTACAGTCCTAAATAAGAAAATGTGGAAG GATGTGGAAATTTGGGAAACTATTGGCTTATGGCATTACCCGATTCCGGGATTTTATCTCCTTGCACAATTTTGTCTTGGTGTCCTTGTTTCTTTGGTCAATCTGGTGAACAATTCTGTTTTCCTCTACTTGTCAGATGAGGATAGGGAGCTTTCAAATCATGATTTTGTAGTTGAAG AGAGTGAAGAAACCAAAGTATTGATTGTTGCTACAATAGCATGGGGACTTCGCAAAAGCTCCCGTGCTATAGTACTGTTGCTGATATTTCTTATTGCATTGAAACCAGCAGGCTTCATTCAATCTGTATATA TGATTTTCTTTCTGATATATCTGTTAAGCCACTTGATCAGCAGAGAGATACGCCAATCCCTGGTTCTTCTATGTGAGGCACATTTCGCAATGTTGTACATTCTCCAGCTTAAACTGATATCAGAAGTCTTGAAACAGAAATTCTCATTTACTACGGAACTTCTTTCACAATTAG GTTTTCTTAGTCAAACTAGCACTGGGGATTTCTTGAAGATCATAGCGCTTGCATGCGTTTGTACCATCCATAATCATGGATTTGAAATGCTGTCCTCATTTTCAGCAGTTGTGCAGAATACTCCTTGCACTCCAATTGGGCTTTCCATCTTGAGAGCTGGTCTAATCAAATCGGTTCTGTTATCAATTCATACATCAAGATCCAGACAGAACCACGATAATAACTCCTCTCATG AGAAAAAGATAGTATCATTTCTCAATGCAATTGGACAAAAGTTTCTTTCAGTATATCGATCATGTGGAACCCCCATTGCCCTTCTGACAATTCTTCTTTCGGTGTACCAAGTAAGACCTAATTTAATTTCCTTTGGCTACCTGTTCTTCCTTCTACTGTGGGTGATTGGAAGACAACTTGTGGGGAAGACAAAAAAGCGCCTTTGGTTACCACTGAAAGTTTATGCAGTTGTGGTGTTTATTCTCATTTATGGCTTGAGTGTCTTCTCCAGTTTTCGCACATGGTTGTCCAGGATGGTTGATGTTTCTTTTGCCTTTGCATATAAACCAGAAGCTTCCATTTTGGAAAATATATGGGAGTCCCTTGCTGTGTTGATTGTGATGCAACTTTATAGTTACGAGAGGAGGGAAAGCAAGAACTCACAATCACGTTATGTTAATGCACCAAAAAAATGTTCCCTTATATTTATGAAACGTCTTCTGATCTTGCACAGTGAGAAGATATTAAGTCTTTCCCTTTTCTATGCATCTCTGTCCCCTTTAAGCGTATTTGGTTTTCTATATCTTGTTGGCTTGGTTGTTTGTTCAACTTTACCCAAGTCTTCTAGGAGCCCATCAAAACTGTTCATCGTTTATTCAGGACTTCTTGTGATGATTGAGTATCTTTTCCAGTTATTCATTGACCAGGACAAAATTTTCTCTGGTCAAAAGCAGTCTTCTCTGTTTCTTTTCCTTGGATTGCAGCTCTACAAGCCTTCGTTCTCGGGTCTAGAATCAGGCTTGAGAGGAAAAGTTTTGGTTATTGCTTCATGTATACTTCAGTACAATGTCTTCCGTTGGTTGGAAAAGAGACCGTGCAGTTTTGGAAATGTTAGGAAAGGGGAGGCGCCTTGTGCTTTGTTTGGTACATCAGAAGAGGTCTCAAGTGAAACAACAGAAAGTAAGCTATCAACAGCTGCTAGCGTCCtttcagaaaaaagaaaagacgcAAGACGCAACTCATGGCCATCTCTCAGCACTTATGTACCTCAGGGGCCAGATCCTACATCCTATGAAACTGGGGTCACTGAAAGCTacacacaaaaatatttatgcatCTCTGGAAGTTCCAGAGGTGGCCATAAGTTGAATAGAAAGAGGATTCGTATCTTGAGAAAAGAGAGACTTCACATGCAGATTGCTACTTTAAAAGTGTTCCTGAAGTTTTGGATAGAGAACATGTTCAATGTCTATGGTCTTGAGATTAACATGATTGCATTACTTCTTGCCAGCTTTTCCGTGCTAAATTTCATCTCTTTGCTATATGTTGCATCACTTGCTACTTGCATTCTGCTACCTCGGGGCATCATACAAAAACTGTGGCCCAAATTTGTGGTCTTATTTGGTTCTGTTATAACCCTTGAGTACTTGGCAAGTTGGCAGACATCCTGGAAGCAACATGCCCTAGGTGATGTAGAGGTGCCTTGCAATGACTGTTGGAGAAGCTCCGATATGTACTTCAACCGTTGCAAAAAATGCTGGTTAG GAACCTTGGTCGATGATCCTCGAATGCTCATCAGCTATTATTTGGTTTTCATGCTATCATGTTTCAAATTTCGAGCTGATCGCTTGTCCAGTTTCTCAGTGTTAGAGACATATCAGCAAATGATGTCCCGTTACAAGAATTCATCACTGAGTGACCTCTCATTTGAAACAAAATGCTTGTGGACTATTCTTGACTACCTGAGGCTTTATAGTTATTGCCACTTGCTGGATCTTGTTCttgctttgattttaattaCAGGGACACTTGAATTTGATATTCTACACCTTGGATATCTTGgttttgctttggtttttttccgTATGAGGCTTGAAATACTTAAGAGGAAGAATGAAATCTTCAAGTTCTTGCGGATGTACAACTTCGCTCTTATTGTTCTTTCTCTTGCGTATCAATCCCCTTTTGCTGGGGACTTCTGCGAGGGGAATTGTGAAACAATTGATTACATAAGTGAGGTGGTTGGATTTCATAAATATGATTATGGGTTCCGAATTGCTTCCAGATCTGCCCTTGTTGAGATTATCATATTTATGCTGGTAGCACTACAGTCATTTATGTTTGCAGCCCAGGATTTTGACCATGTGTCTCGGTATCTTGAAGCAGAGCAGATTGATACCATAATAAATGAGCAAGAAAAGGGGGCCGCTTGGAAAACTGCACAATTGCACCAGATCCGTAAATCAGAAGAGCAAAAGCGCTTGCGTAATTTGCAAGTagaaaagatgaaatcagaaaTGCTTAACCTTCAAACCCAACTTCACAGCTTAAATACTTGTGCGAATTGTGGTGACATTCAAAATGAAGGCATTAGACGGCGGAGAAATAGTTCTCTAAATGCAGATGCAGGGAATAGCATCCTGGAGAATCTGGAAATCAATTTTAGGAAGCAACCAGTTAACTTGAGTTctgatttaatatattcttttgatatgAATGAGTCTCTTAGAAGTGAAAGATTTGGAAGCTCATCCGCAGTGAACTCTAGAAATCATTCAATGAATTTTCTTGGCGACGTCATATTGTTAAATAATAGAGCTGCTAGTTATGAGTGCTGGGATTCACATAAAAGGGATGGAGAAAGGTTCCGAGTAAAGACAAACCCACTAGTCTCAGTAGTGCATCTGTTCAGTGATGGTGTTTCTCAAGCAAAATCTGTTGGTAAGATGGCTGTCTCCAACCTTGTGACTTTCTTTAACATAAAACATGAAGAACCTGATTCAAGTGATGATTCCTCTGACGGTGATGTGTACAATGAGATAGAGAATCAGAATATAGGTTCTGAACCTATTGAACGAGCATTTTCCACACAATCTGATAGTGTGCAGACCACTTCTGCATACCGGCAAATTCAGATGATCCTCCTTTACATGTGGAAGCAAATGCGATCAAACAATGATATTGTTTGTTACTGTTGCTTTGTCTTAATATTCCTATGGAACTTCAGTTTGCTGTCAATGGTTTATCCTGCGGTCCTCTTCTTGTATGCACTGTGTGTAAATACTGGTCCACTTAGCATGTTCTGGGTTATTATGCTGATTTACACTGAGATGTGTATATTTGTTCAATATCTATATCAAATCATCATCCAACACTGTGGATTGACCTTCAATATTAGTTTGCTTCAGGAATTAGGATTTCCTACACAAAAGATCTTGTCATCTTTTGTAATCAGCAACTTGCCTCTTTTTTTGGTCTATTTATTTACTCTCCTACAAACCTCCATAACTGCAAGAGACAGAGCAATTACTGATGCCCGCTCTCAGAAGAGAAGAAACAATTTCCAGGAAGAGTTGGTTCAGGGTTGCATGATGAGAATAGAAACGCTGCTTTTGTCTGCTAAAAATGTTCTGAAGCGGCTGATTAGAAGTCTGTTCAGGTATTGGAAATCTCTCACACAGGGAGCAGAAACTCCACCTTACTTTGTACAAGTGTCAATGAAAGTTGATGTGTGGCCTGAGGATGGCATTCAGCCAGAGAGAATTAAATCAGGAATAAACAAGCTGCTCAAGGTTATGCATAATAAAAGATGccagaagaaaaatcatttgCACTCAGTCAGCAATATCCGTGTCCAAAGCATTGAAAGAAGTCCTGAAAATGATAATATTGCTCTGGCTGTTTTTGAGGTGCTCTGTGCCTCTCCCTTGACAGGATGCACCAATGTGGATCTTTACAAATCACTAACTCCAGCAGCTGATGTAGCCTATGAGATTCTAGAAGCTCAACGCGCTGGTATTGTTAAGGAAATAAGATTTCCTTACCCAATACTATCAGTGATTGGCGGaggaaaaaaagatattgatcTTTATGCCTACGTGTTTTGTGCAGATTTGGCTGTCTTCTTCTTGGTAGCCATTTTCTACCAATCAGTCATAAAAAACAACAGTGAATTTCTTGAAGTTTATCAGCTTGAAGATCAATTTCCAAAAGagtttgtttttatcttaatg GTgatctttttcttaattgtgCTCGATCGTGTTATATACCTTTGTTCATTTGCCACCGGAAAAGTCCTCTTCTATCTCTTTAATCTTGCTATCTTCACATACTCAGTCACCGAGTATGCTTGGTACACAGAGCCACAACATAGGCATGCTGGAAGATTAGCCCTCCGAGCTATCTATCTCACAAAGGCAATTTCTCTGGCTCTTCAGGCAACACAAATACGATTTGGAGTTCCACATGAAAGCACTTTGTACAGACAGTTTTTGACAAGTAGTATCTCACGAATTAACCATATGGGCTTTCGAGTTTATCGTGCTCTGCCGTTCCTTTATGAATTACGATGTGTTCTTGATTGGTCTTGCACAACTACATCTTTGACCATGTATGACTGGTTGAAG TTAGAGGATATTCATGCAAGCTTGTTTCTTGTCAAATGTGATGCGGTTCTGAATAGAGCAAAACACCGACAAGGAGAGAAGCAACCGAAGAGGACAAAATTCTGCAATGGGATAtgcttattttttgtattgctGTGTGTTATATGGACTCCTATTTTG ATGTACAGCAGTGGTAACCCCACTAACATTGCTAACCCTATCAAAGATGCAAGCATTCACATTGATATAAAGACACTTAGTGGGAGACTTACATTATTTGAGACAACTTTGTGTGAAAAGATCTCGTGGGATGAACTTGATTCACATGATGATTTGGATCCACAAGGCTATCTAAGTGAATATAATGAGAAAGACATCCAATTAATATGCTGCCAAGCTGATGCTAGCACATTGTGGCATGTCCCCCCGGTGGTCCAGACCAGATATATGAGATCTCTTAGATCGAACATGGACATCATCTTTTCCTGGCAATTAACAAGAGATCGGCCTAAAGGAAAGGAAGTCGTGAGATATGAATTAATTGTTCAAGATGAGGACCTTCCAACGTACTCAGAAGTAATGGAAGTGCTAAATGGCACTACCAATAGCTTCAGAATATTTAATGTTTATCCAAGATACTTTCGTGTCACTGGATCTGGTGAAGTGCGGTTGCTCGAACAGTCG GTAGATCTTGTCAGCGGGGATCTTGTTCTTAATCGTGGGAATCCAGAATGGTGGTCTTTCCATGATATTGATTTGTCATCTGGATGTGGCCAGTTTGGAGGACCTATGGCTATTATTGTATCCGAGGAAACACCAC AGGGCATTCTTGGTGAAACACTAAGCAAGTTCAGTATCTGGGGTCTCTACATTACCTTTGTGCTTGCAGTTGGCCGTTTTATCAGGCTGCAGTGTGCTGACCTAAGAATGAGAATACCTTTCGAGAATCTTCCTTCTTGCGACAG GTTGATGGCGATATGTGAGGATATTTATGCAGCAAGAGCAGAGGGTGAGCTTGAAGTTGAAGAGGTTCTTTATTGGACACTGGTGAAAATTTATCGGTCTCCACATATGTTGCTTGAATACACCAAGCCTGACTAG
- the LOC133693933 gene encoding uncharacterized protein LOC133693933, whose protein sequence is MMSFCKKSVHSFLDLTNHPSISVSNIGAEKPSCKCQGVCNSPSGSGLGLITTTTCESVHRTPNVLESTTIKSSTPLTTPPSSPPPPPPPPPPSIASIFKKRPGGIGFLDDIGGGVDGLMSCTESLGFESSDERRFDDDNELCSRGISTVNKVKWREFGEKKEAKKFPPPLSSLNHNGQPNFFLKPVRKDGRLELTEVRIDRHEILRASRQDGRLRLHLVEDEEFPVVEEEYEPEQEQEQEQEEYLEEEKEGELEEEEMVVEENNEEESAGELGFRVKEGLRIRCHELVVDHHNDYHHHHHHHHRSNLWSQQYCVPTR, encoded by the coding sequence atgATGAGCTTTTGCAAGAAAAGTGTTCACTCGTTTTTAGATCTTACAAATCATCCCAGTATTAGTGTTAGTAATATTGGTGCTGAAAAGCCTTCCTGCAAATGTCAAGGTGTTTGTAATTCTCCCTCTGGGTCAGGACTAGGGTTAATAACTACAACTACATGTGAAAGTGTCCATAGAACACCAAACGTTCTTGAATCAACAACTATCAAATCCTCTACACCTTTAACCACCCCACCTtcctcaccaccaccaccaccaccaccaccaccaccatctatAGCCTCTATCTTTAAAAAGAGACCTGGTGGGATTGGATTCCTTGACGATATTGGTGGCGGCGTTGATGGTTTGATGTCTTGTACTGAGAGTCTTGGGTTTGAGAGCTCTGATGAAAGAAGgtttgatgatgataatgagttATGTTCAAGGGGAATATCAACAGTAAACAAAGTTAAATGGAGAGAATTTGGTGAGAAAAAAGAAGCCAAGAAGTTTCCACCACCTCTTTCTTCTTTAAACCACAATGGTCAACCTAATTTTTTCCTCAAGCCAGTGAGAAAAGATGGTAGGCTTGAATTGACAGAGGTTAGGATTGATAGGCACGAGATTTTACGTGCCTCCAGACAAGATGGAAGGTTGCGGTTACATCTTGTTGAAGATGAAGAATTCCcagttgttgaagaagagtacGAGccagaacaagaacaagaacaagaacaagaagaatatttggaggaagagaaagaaggagaattagaggaggaggagatggtGGTTGAGGAAAACAATGAAGAAGAGAGTGCGGGGGAATTGGGATTTCGAGTGAAAGAAGGGTTAAGAATAAGGTGTCATGAGCTGGTGGTTGATCACCACAATGattatcaccaccaccaccaccaccaccaccgtaGCAACCTTTGGAGCCAACAATATTGTGTGCCAACAAGGTGA